Below is a genomic region from Triticum dicoccoides isolate Atlit2015 ecotype Zavitan chromosome 5A, WEW_v2.0, whole genome shotgun sequence.
atcgtcggcaaggcaagtaacactttgatcatacccctttatcacccagtttttatgcattagttccaatcctcaaacattgcatgattaggatgtcattaacttgtgggttgggaagtagttgttgaggtagaacctattgccctgttacattcaaacccttgggagttactctacgtgttgcttatattgctatgctcgtagacgtgggttgggtttgagtgaaatccatgacagatgtgagcttgttaaataatggttcaacttaaggtggcaacttaaattaacaactgggtggattgaggcacttggagtACCcactgttgcctgtatttttttggaaatcccggagtacccgtgtggtcttcctatggaccgccacccaggctcaaagggaactgagatgattcatgctagaaacttccgtgtgcagccacaagctattatgggctctagcatagttgagtaagttacgtgaagctcttgaagaggcggatcagcaggtagtgggatgtaggtttggtatggtctgtccggagtagagagttattgtttatgaaagactgtgtctcggtcatccatttctcaaacaccctgtagtgcgagaaatccaacggaggcgatcgtgtcttgtggggaaaagtgcgcaaacctctgcagagtgtacaatctaatcatggttagccgtgtccccggttatggagaattcttgagtatctagtacttgggttatcgcaagtatctcatcatgtttaactaatactagatgactcgttgcgccaatggcgcaaaggccgaaAGGGAGCCAAGTATTGTGAGAATATTTAGACACTTAAGTCGAAAACCAAATGTGGCCAACACTGCAGCAACCTCTACTTGAAAACCGCCTTTTCTCACCGGATCTAACATAGATACATAATTTTTCAAGAGCAAATTTCAAAGAAAATATAAAACATGAAAGGCTTTAAGTTGTACTATTGAGACCATACCACCATATCTTCATTTAGTTTCTTTGGAAATCTAAAGGTCTAAGAGGATCATACATGTGAGAAGCTGTGAATCCACAACAAAAAACTAAACTAACTTCCAAACAGCTCAGATCTCTCGTTGTAGTGCGGGGACATGTCCTTAATCCTGCATCCACAACCCATAATTTTTCAACACCTAAATCCACGAAATCCAACCGAAGGAAATCATGGCAGAAAAATGTGTCGTGGCTTACATCTCCGAGAACTTCTTGGCATACTTCTGCAGGTTGGACACAGCAATCCTCGCTGCGAGCTGCTGAAGAACCACACATGCACCTTCCTTCACCTTGCCcttggggaggaggggggcaacactTGCAGCGCCACGACAAGGCTTTGCAAACGCCGCCGGCGAGAGCGCGCAGCAGAGGGCGTTGAGAGTGGCAGCGGCCTTCGCCTCGGCGCGGGCATGGTGGCCATGCGActcgaggcagcacacgaagcggtCGCGCTGGAGCACCACGCTATGCACAGATGTGTAGGCAAGTAACAAAGATTGGTCAAAGGGAAACAAATTATCCAAAAGAAGAAAGGTTTTATATATTTTCAACATACCCAGCCATAAAATCAGATGCTTCTTGATTAACAAAATGAACACACAATTAAGCGGGGCATAGAAGGTGTACAATTATGTACTGAAAAAAACAGAGGGGTTAGATTATGTTCAAATGAGATAAATCATCAAGGTTCCAATGATAGAAAACTTTGGGCCCGATGCACTGATTAATGTTACAACACACAGGCAAGCTAGACATCTACGTCTGGAGCGAATactttcttcttcctatatatatgaGAAAAAACACGCGCATCAGACTTGAAAGCAAAACGAGCCTGGAAAAATTGATGTAGTGCAGAGGAGTAACAAATAAAGGAACacaaaaattccagaaattgttcagGGTCCTTTTTGTTCTGCAGACATTTTATTTTGTAGAATGGCACTGTTCACCATTTGGGGATCACTTATGTCTTGTGCGGACTTACGGTTGACATTTGCCATAAACATTTCTCAAGGATTCTTCACTTGTGTAATATGAAATCCTCGTTTCTGAGATAAACCGTGGATAACAGAATATACATAGAACCTGATTGGAGCAGAATATTTATTCTGAGGATGTTGCAAGACCGTAAGGTTCTGACTGTCCACTACCATGCCAAATATAGTATGAATGATAGTGTCTCCAGTATTTTGCCTAAATGAATTGTATGGTTTGAAACAGAGACAACTGAAAGAACAGTGCTAACCATGGCATCACTGGGAGACTCGCGTTCATCCTCCAAATTGTCTGGTTTGGAGCAGCAACTGATCCGGGTTCGCACTGAAACACACATACACAAGAAAACATCTTCAACACCTAATTCAGTAGAGATTTCTCTCTGTCTCTCCAAGAAAATAACATTCCCCTCAAGCAACCAATGAACAAGAACGATTCTGCGTATCTGAAGAACGGAACCGGGATGGTGATAACATCAGAGGCTCCCAATTTGCAGCCCCGATATGAGCACCCCCCCTCTCCTATACAGGTATAAAAGAACTCACCTCTGGCCGGCGGCCGGTGGGCGGAGCTAAATGACCTACAAGATCTCTACTACCCGAAGTTTCTTAAATTATCACCAAATTAATACCTTTAACTAATTAAGGATGGAAaagattaagcaaacattaagctaCAGAATCGTCTCCTGGATTGTTATGAGCATAAGAACCTGCTTTTTTTGCGATTTCAAATCTGATTTTTTTTGTGGCAATACAATTCTAAGGCCGTAAATAAAAATCATTATACTATTGTCTGGTCAATTTAAGATCTATGCTGAATAGGTTGAAGTTCTGTCGGTACTACAAATCTCCACTTTGGGGAAAGCAACAAACTTGGAATCACCAATGAAGATTCAAACAGGAAGACAACTGCAtatttaactttcataaaagcacTTCCTTATTTTGACCATTTATATATATCAAGTATATACACCATCGACTCAATTTCAGTCTTCTTTAATCTCCGGCGGCCGGTGGGCGGAGCTAAATGACCTACATGATCTCTACTACCCGAAGATTCTTAAATTATCACCAAATTAGTACCTTTAACTAATTAAGGATGGAAaagattaagcaaacattaagctaCAGAATCATCTCCTGGATTGTTATGAGCATAAGAACCTGCTTTTTTTGCGATTTCAAATCTGATTTTTTTGTGGCAATACAATTCTAAGGCCGTAAATAAAAATTATTATACTATTGTCTGGTCAATTTAAGATCTATGCTGAATAGGTTGAAGTTCTGTCGGTACTACAAATCTCCACTTTTGGGGAAAGCAACAAACTTGGAATCACCAATGAAGATTCAAACAGGAAGACAACTGCAtatttaactttcataaaagcacTTCCTTATTTTGACCATTTATATATATCAAGTATATACACCATCGACTCAATTTCAGTCTTCTTTAATCTCTAACTGAACCAAATAACAAAAGCTTAAGCTTAAGcatccacacacacagaaaatgcaAAACAAATCTCACATAAAACTGTCCCAAGTCAGATACAGGGGAAACCAaggtgagatgatcatgtttcttaTAGGGAACAATAACCATAGGTAAATACATACATTATTGCCCTGTCAGAAGGTACTTAGTTGTACTTCAAGTGGTACTGGGACATGAAACTAAGCCATTGAAATTTTTGAAACAGAATAGATGATAACACCAGTGTAGGCCATGAACAAAAATACAAAGAACATAATCAAGCATAACCCACCTCGACCGAAGCAACGTTTGATCAACAGCAGGAACCTGAACCTCATGATGCTACACCATATATCTATGGTTACCCTTTttatttctcccgcctaacctgaaGTAATTATCTGGACAAAATAGGGAGGCACACTTCAACTAATCA
It encodes:
- the LOC119300658 gene encoding uncharacterized protein LOC119300658 yields the protein MAGVVLQRDRFVCCLESHGHHARAEAKAAATLNALCCALSPAAFAKPCRGAASVAPLLPKGKVKEGACVVLQQLAARIAVSNLQKYAKKFSEMIKDMSPHYNERSELFGS